Proteins encoded within one genomic window of Patescibacteria group bacterium:
- a CDS encoding YifB family Mg chelatase-like AAA ATPase — MLAKVFSGATVGLESVLVEVEVDIQKRGLPAFKVVGLPDKAVEEARERVRSALINSGANFPNYKITVNLAPADLPKKGPSYDLPLALGILLASNQLQADISNSFTIGELSLDGSVRHVPGVLPLVLTARDEGFDCVFLPAEDAAEAAVISGINIIPVKTINELFYHLRGLEEIDPWPSIDISKLVRETSNYEYDFAYIRGQESAKRALEIAAAGGHNVLMSGPPGSGKTLLARAFPSILPRMTESEALEVTKIYSIAGELPRKRPLICQRPFRSPHHTTSRVGLIGGGNIPSPGEISLAHRGVLFLDELPEFPRHVLESLRQPLEDGVVTISRARATSVFPARFVLLTAQNPCPCGFYGCPDRVCTCTHSEVRRYKKKVSGPLLDRIDFYVEVPRVKTKKLFSKEAGAGEPSSLIRERVQIARERQLSRYEGTDIKSNSEMGSKVIQKYCPLESESESVLRHAVSQKRLSARAYHKVLKISRTIADLDGTEKIEPQQVAEALNYRHRRTRELMAAG; from the coding sequence ATGCTTGCCAAAGTCTTTTCTGGGGCAACGGTAGGGTTGGAGAGTGTGCTGGTAGAAGTTGAGGTTGATATTCAAAAAAGAGGGTTACCTGCTTTTAAAGTTGTTGGGTTACCAGATAAAGCTGTGGAGGAGGCTCGGGAAAGAGTTCGTTCTGCCCTTATAAATTCGGGAGCTAATTTCCCAAATTATAAAATAACAGTTAACTTAGCTCCAGCTGATTTGCCTAAGAAGGGTCCTTCCTATGACTTGCCGCTAGCTTTGGGTATACTCCTTGCTTCTAATCAATTGCAGGCAGATATCTCAAACTCTTTTACTATTGGGGAACTTTCTTTGGATGGTTCAGTGCGCCATGTTCCCGGTGTCTTACCTCTGGTGCTTACGGCTAGAGATGAGGGTTTTGATTGTGTTTTTCTTCCAGCAGAAGATGCAGCAGAGGCAGCAGTAATTTCCGGTATTAACATAATTCCTGTAAAGACTATAAATGAACTTTTCTACCATTTGCGTGGGCTAGAGGAGATTGACCCTTGGCCTTCCATAGATATATCTAAACTGGTAAGAGAGACAAGCAATTACGAGTATGATTTTGCTTATATTAGAGGGCAAGAGTCTGCGAAAAGAGCGCTAGAAATTGCAGCTGCTGGTGGTCATAATGTTTTAATGTCTGGGCCCCCAGGGTCGGGTAAAACTCTTTTAGCTAGAGCTTTCCCTTCTATTTTGCCAAGGATGACGGAGAGTGAGGCTTTGGAGGTTACTAAAATTTACTCTATTGCTGGTGAGCTTCCGCGGAAAAGACCTCTGATTTGTCAGCGCCCTTTCCGCTCGCCGCACCATACTACCTCTCGAGTTGGGCTTATTGGAGGTGGCAATATTCCTAGTCCGGGGGAGATTTCTTTGGCACATCGAGGAGTTCTTTTCTTGGATGAGTTACCAGAATTTCCTAGACATGTTTTGGAAAGCTTGCGTCAGCCGCTGGAGGACGGCGTGGTTACCATTTCTCGGGCTCGCGCTACTTCGGTTTTTCCTGCCCGGTTTGTTTTATTGACGGCACAAAACCCATGCCCTTGCGGTTTTTACGGGTGTCCAGACCGCGTTTGTACTTGTACTCATTCTGAAGTGCGGCGTTACAAAAAGAAGGTATCTGGTCCACTTTTAGATAGAATTGATTTTTATGTTGAGGTTCCCCGAGTTAAGACTAAGAAGCTTTTTTCAAAGGAGGCTGGTGCAGGGGAACCATCGTCTCTTATTCGGGAAAGAGTTCAAATTGCACGCGAGCGCCAGTTATCTAGGTACGAAGGTACTGATATTAAATCCAATTCAGAAATGGGTTCCAAAGTAATTCAAAAGTATTGTCCCCTTGAATCTGAAAGCGAATCTGTACTTAGGCACGCAGTTTCTCAGAAGAGGCTTTCTGCGCGTGCTTACCACAAAGTATTAAAAATCTCGCGAACTATAGCAGACTTGGATGGAACAGAGAAAATAGAACCACAGCAAGTTGCTGAAGCTTTGAATTATCGGCACCGGAGGACCAGGGAGTTGATGGCTGCTGGCTAG
- the ssb gene encoding single-stranded DNA-binding protein codes for MAFYINRVTLLGRAANDPNLRYTPSGRAVLNLRIATSYSYQKDEEWVDVPQFTTCVFWGRQAEIIDEQISKGDYLYVEGRLQTRSWEGDDDRKRYATEVQVQDFVIPRNKGDSTKEKGTAPNQQPQPEAANEDIDEDSIPF; via the coding sequence ATGGCTTTTTATATCAATCGAGTAACACTACTAGGTAGAGCTGCAAACGATCCTAATTTGCGCTACACCCCTTCGGGAAGAGCTGTATTAAACTTAAGAATTGCAACCTCTTATTCTTACCAAAAAGACGAGGAGTGGGTAGATGTTCCGCAATTTACAACTTGTGTATTTTGGGGGCGACAAGCAGAAATAATTGATGAACAAATTTCTAAGGGAGATTACCTTTACGTCGAAGGTAGATTGCAAACTCGCAGTTGGGAGGGCGACGACGATCGTAAGAGATACGCAACCGAAGTTCAAGTCCAAGACTTTGTTATTCCAAGAAATAAGGGGGATTCAACCAAAGAAAAGGGTACTGCTCCTAATCAACAACCACAACCGGAAGCTGCTAACGAAGATATTGACGAGGACAGCATACCTTTCTAG
- a CDS encoding DUF4446 family protein, which yields MMNPNFIQTLWQPPVVLGVLGLILAWVLVLTLLYWRAVRHYHRLTKEVEGVNLQKILEEYLKWAGENTENIKQLSDRLDRIQQDAKFHFQKVGLVRFNPFEDAGGNQSFALALLDDENTGIVISSLHGRDVTRMYGKPVKEGLEAGYEFSEEEKEAIKKAVGS from the coding sequence ATGATGAACCCAAATTTTATTCAGACTCTATGGCAACCCCCTGTTGTTCTAGGTGTTTTGGGTCTTATTTTGGCTTGGGTTTTGGTCCTTACCCTTCTTTATTGGCGTGCTGTACGTCACTACCATCGCTTGACCAAAGAGGTGGAGGGGGTAAACTTACAAAAGATTTTGGAGGAATACTTGAAGTGGGCGGGGGAAAATACGGAGAACATAAAGCAGCTTTCTGATCGTTTGGATAGGATTCAACAAGACGCTAAGTTTCATTTTCAAAAAGTTGGTTTAGTCCGATTTAATCCTTTTGAAGATGCAGGAGGGAACCAATCATTTGCTCTTGCTCTTTTGGATGATGAAAATACAGGAATTGTAATTTCTTCTTTGCATGGGCGTGACGTGACGAGGATGTACGGTAAACCAGTGAAGGAGGGCTTGGAAGCTGGCTACGAGTTTTCGGAAGAGGAGAAAGAAGCTATTAAGAAGGCTGTCGGATCTTAG
- a CDS encoding DUF3048 domain-containing protein translates to MSKIKEFKIRVQVWWENLGENARYLVMGLGGALGLVVVAAVLYAGVSFLRGQGYKFISPLDSRKSSEEDVHRPFAEGDRTEPAPINGVLYTKAAADIFMNRRPLAIMINNHPDARPQFGLSKADLIYEAVAEGGITRLLAFFHAWDVDKIGPVRSARVYYEDWAAEFNSWYAHWGGAYMDADDKANQNNLNYDFTCHPQADSYAKINRINLPSLDQMWLGTTAYWRDNGRGVASEHTGYTSTLKLWQEAPNRYPGWEGYEKFEQWEFKDDNPAQAPTASQVEFNFWDIPSFAVRWEYIPEENAYRRYQGGELQVDAGTDNAPLTAKNIILQFTRETSFNDQKKHLNYETVGSGNARVFLDGREIQATWEKGAIRERTKFYDEQGNELEFNRGQIWVEVVPMRNMGNVKVS, encoded by the coding sequence ATGAGCAAGATTAAGGAATTTAAAATTAGAGTACAAGTTTGGTGGGAAAACTTGGGTGAGAATGCAAGGTATTTAGTAATGGGCTTGGGTGGGGCTTTGGGTTTGGTAGTGGTTGCAGCTGTTTTGTATGCTGGAGTTTCCTTTCTCCGAGGGCAGGGGTATAAATTTATAAGCCCCTTAGATTCAAGAAAATCTTCTGAAGAGGATGTACATAGACCTTTTGCTGAGGGTGACCGAACAGAACCCGCACCCATAAATGGTGTTCTTTACACTAAGGCAGCTGCAGATATTTTTATGAATCGGCGTCCGTTAGCAATTATGATTAATAACCATCCTGATGCTCGTCCTCAGTTTGGCTTGTCAAAGGCAGATCTGATTTATGAGGCGGTAGCGGAAGGTGGTATAACCCGTCTTTTAGCCTTTTTTCATGCTTGGGATGTAGATAAAATTGGTCCAGTGCGCTCAGCAAGGGTTTACTACGAGGATTGGGCGGCAGAATTTAATTCTTGGTACGCTCATTGGGGTGGTGCTTATATGGATGCAGATGATAAAGCTAACCAAAATAATCTTAATTATGATTTTACTTGCCATCCACAAGCAGATTCTTACGCAAAAATTAATAGGATTAACTTGCCTTCTTTGGATCAGATGTGGCTAGGTACTACTGCATATTGGCGGGATAATGGTCGGGGTGTGGCATCAGAACATACTGGGTATACTTCAACACTTAAACTTTGGCAAGAAGCTCCAAATAGGTATCCTGGTTGGGAAGGGTACGAAAAGTTTGAGCAGTGGGAGTTTAAGGATGATAATCCTGCCCAGGCTCCCACTGCATCGCAGGTAGAATTTAATTTTTGGGATATTCCATCTTTTGCTGTTAGGTGGGAGTATATACCTGAAGAAAATGCTTACCGGCGTTACCAAGGTGGTGAGTTGCAGGTTGATGCAGGAACAGATAACGCTCCCTTAACTGCTAAGAATATTATTTTGCAATTTACCAGAGAAACTTCTTTTAATGATCAGAAAAAGCATCTTAATTATGAAACAGTTGGTTCAGGAAATGCACGAGTATTTCTTGATGGCAGAGAGATTCAAGCAACTTGGGAAAAGGGCGCGATTCGTGAGCGGACGAAATTTTATGATGAGCAGGGTAATGAGCTTGAGTTTAACCGCGGTCAGATTTGGGTAGAAGTGGTGCCAATGCGCAATATGGGTAATGTGAAAGTTAGTTAA